The Spirulina subsalsa PCC 9445 region CCCCCGTAACATACCAAGTCCCCTCCGGCGCTAAATCGGCGAAACGATGGGGAGGACAATGATAGACCAAAGTTTGCGGGGAAATTTGCCCCACAAACTCCCCTAAAACCGAGGGGGAAAGCTCCTCCGACGACCAATAGTGCCGTAAACACCAATAAACCTCCCCCTCCCTCACCTCTTGCTGGAAATACTCCCCAAAAGGGGGATATTGTTCCCAGAGGGGGAAAAACGCCTCTGGAGGGATAGCGAGGGTCAAAATGGGAGTCGTTGCGATCGCCCCTTCATACCTTACCCCTCCCCAAAGCTCCAACCACCCCCAACAACACCCCCCTTGCTGTACCCTTAACGGAACCGCTTCCTCCGTCAGAGGATCATCAGCACAGAGTTGGATCGTCCCCTGATAGAGAATTTGCACAAAATCCCCGGCAATGGTTTCCCCTTGATCATAGGATTGCACCAGAGCAAGCTCCGCTAAACCTTGCACGATGGGCATCGGCAAACGGTCAAACGGGGGGAGACGGCTTAAAAACGGAACAATTTCAGCAGAAGACACCATGAGCCTCTAGGAAATGAGAAGGATTCCGGCAGTAGATCCCTGCACTACCTTCTCTCCTCCGACCTCAAAACCCACGAACCGGAAAAGTGGCTAATTTTTCGCCTTCAGTCGCTTCGTCACCTGCTTAATTAGACCATTCAGCAGAGCGCCTGCCATGAGAATCCCAATCGCTGGGGTAAAGAGGGGTTCCCAGAGACTGTACCAAAGCTCCCACCCCAAAGGAATTCCCGTCGATTTTCCCAATAAGGCGATCGCAAACCAAAAAAACGCCGCCAAGACCAGAAAAATATCCAACACCAACAAGCGGTCAAGCCATTCAATCCATTGTTCAAAGCGTTCTTTCATCTTAAATCCTGTGATCCTCTATAGCCTTATTTGAGCTTATGTCTGGCTCTCCCGGCAACCGCTTCTACAAGAAAAAACGATCCATAGCAATTACGGGTGAAGCCTACAATCTCTAGTTTGAGGAAACGGGGAACAGATCCTCTAACTCCCTTGCAACCAATAGGTATTCATCAACCCCTTCCCTTTTACCTCAATCAACCCTCGCGGAATCATCTTAAATTGTCCCTCTAACTTGTCATAAGTCGCCGCAGAAAGATGAATTTTACCCGGTTCCCCCAACATTTCCATTCGTGAGGCAATATTCACCGCATCCCCCCAAATATCATAAATAAACTTCTTAACCCCAATCACTCCCCCAATCGCCGATCCCGTATTAATGCCGATACGAATACTAAAAGGATTGCCCCCCTGATCTGTAAACTGGTGGATGGTTTGCTGCATTTGTAACGCTAAACGTGCGATCGCCTGTGCATGATCCTCCCGAGCTTCCGGCAACCCCCCCGCCACCAAATAAGCATCCCCAATGGTTTTAATTTTTTCCAGTCCTTGATCTTCCACCAAATGATCAAAACAAGAAAAAATACTATTGAGCATTTGAATCAACTTTTTTGGATCAGTCGTAGAAGCAAGGGGCGTAAAATTTACAATATCAGCAAACAGGATCGACACCTCCTCAAAATACTCCCCAACTACCTGTTTTCCTTGTTTTAGCTCGTCAACAATTTGAGCGGGAAAAATATTCAGTAATAACTCTTCAGACCTCTGTTGTTCGCGAATTAACTGAGCCGTCCGCTCCTGAATACGTTCCTCTAATGAGGCATTTAAAAGGCGCAATTCCTCATTTTGACGAGCCACTTCCTTTTTTAGGCAATAACTCTCAATCGCCTCATTAACTGTCAAAATTAAATCCACTTCATCCCAAGGTTTCGTAATATAGCGATATAAATTAGCGTGATTCACCGCATTAGCCACCGCCTTCGTATCCGCCTGTCCCGTCAACATGATTTTAAACACTTGGGGATATTTGGCATGGGCTTTAATTAAAAATTCATCCCCCTTCATCGTCGGCATGATTTGATCAGAGATAATTAAAGCGACCTCAATTCCATCATCATATAATTCATCAAGAATCTCTAAAGCTTCCTCCCCACTATCAGCCGCCTCAACTTCTGCTACCGTAGTGATATTACGCTTTAATTGTTCTGTTAACCCCTCAAGAACAACGGGTTCATCATCGACACAAATAATCGCTAGTTGACTCATAAGTATTAGTTTCGCTGCGAATTTTCCCAATCATGATTCTTTAGCCGGACTTAGATTGTTCGCGGATCCACCCCCCCTTACATCATAATAAGTCTAGTCTTAATCCGTCCCTCCGTGAAAATCCGGCTTTTTCCGGGTAGATCGTCCTCAGAAGACCTCACTTCTGGCATAGTCTTAACGTCGGCACTACCTGAAGGAACCTAAGAGGGTGAGGTCTAAATCATTTTTTATCCAAGAAATTCAAGCTTGTCTGCAACTAGCAATTCCCTTAGCCGCCGCCCAATTATCAGAAGCGGTGATCAACTTCGTAGACACCATCATGATGGGGCAATTAGGGCCGAAAGTCTTAGCCGGGGGAGCATTAGGGGCTGTCACCTTTACCACCTTCCTCATTGTTTCCACCGGGATGTTATCCGCCGTCGGGGCTGTTGCGGCGATCGCCTTTGGCTCCGGAAACTTCCCCAAACTGCGTCTCATCAACGCCCAAGGCTTCTGGCTAACCCTCCTGTTATCCTTCCCCTTCATGCTCCTCATTTGGCACTTTACCCTCATTTTGCGCCAATTCGGTCAATCAGAAGATCATTTACCCCTCACCCAAGCCTATCTACAATCTATTGTCTGGGGACTCCCAGCCGCCCTAGGATTTATCACCCTCAGAAACATGACTTCTGCCCTCAATCGTCCCCGTTTAGTCATGATCATTATGGTCGCGGGAATTCTGCTCAATGTTGTCGGAAATTACGTCCTCATGTTCGGTAAATGGGGTTTTCCTGCCCTAGGGATTGCAGGGATTGGTTGGGCTAGTACCTTCGCATTTTGGGTTAAGTTTTTGTTACTCGGAATAGGCATATTTTATGATCCCCACTTGAAACCCTATCATCTCTTTGCTCGGTGCTATTCAATCCATCTCCGAGTTTTAGGGGAATTACTCCGCATCGGCACACCCTCCGCCCTGCTATTCCTCGTCGAAGCCAGCTTATTTACCGTGATTACCTATCTCATGGGAATCTGGGGAACAGTATCCCTTGCCGCTCATCAAATTGCCCTACAAACAGCCGCCACTACCTTTATGATTCCCCTGGGAATTGCCCATGCAACAACTATGCGAGTGGGTCAAAATCTGGGTCGCTGTGATCTTAAAGGGGTCAAACGATCCGGCCTAGTCGGAATCCTTTTGTCCTCTGGATTTATGAGTTTAATGGCCGTGATTTTATGGATTTTTCCAGAATTTATTGTAAATCTATATTTAGACATTCGTCAATCCGAAAACATAGCCGTTTTATCCTTAAGTAAGAACTTGTTAAAAGTCGCCGCTATTTTTCAGATTTTTGATGGAATTCAAGCCGTTGCTAATGGGGCATTACGGGGAATTAAGGACACAAAAATCCCCCTAATAATTGGGATTATGTGTTATTGGTTAGTCGGGTTCAGTAGTGGCTATTTCTTAGCCCAAAGGCTGGGGCTACAAGCTATTGGTTTATGGTTAGGTTGTGTCTTAGGACTGATGACCGCCGCCGTGGTTTTGACTTGGCGATTTTTTCACCAGGTTAGTCATTTATCCGGTCAGTCTTGTGAACCCATTTTAAGGGACTTGAGTTGATTCTTGCCCCTTTTCCATCCTAGGGAAGCGGAAATTTCGACCTGACTCCTGATTCAAGAGGGTGCATCAGGATTATAGTATGCCCCGGCAGCACCCCCTACCCCTGTTTATTGTTGATTGGGGGGTAGGGTGGATCATTCGCGAACCTCAAGACGAACTGAGCATTTTTGCGAGAAAAGGCAACCCATCCTTTACAATAAGAAAGGAAGAATAAATTATTTTTATTGGCAGAAATTTGTTCAGGTCGGGAAAAGCAATGAGCCTCTGCTCAGAACTTTCTCCATCCGCTTCTTCTCTCAAGAATTTCTGACAGGTTTCTGCTGTGTGTATCACCCTAAAACTTACTCAGATTGGACGCTAGCATGAATAGCCTAGGGGGTAAAACTCACCTATCCTAGAGGGTTCTAAAAGCTAGAAAAAAACAATCCTGAAATTATCGAAATTAATCTACCCCGTCAACTTGTCTCATTTTTTTCACAATTCCTTGTTACTTTAGCAGGAGGGACTCGCTCATTAATTCCTATGATTACAACCGACGAATTAACCCAAATTCAACAACAAAAAGCCCTCTTAGGGGTCATTACTCGCATTCGTCAGTCTTTAGATTTAGAAATCATTTTTCAAACAACGGTGACAGAAATTTGTCAGTTGTTGCACTCTGATCGGGCTGCGATTTTCCGCTTCTATCCAGAGTTAGATTGGCAGGGAGAATTTATCTGTGAGGCCATTCATCCGGGGGTGTCTTCGGTATTGGCGAAAAAGGTCTGTGATCACTGTTTTGGGGAACGGTTTGCCATTCACTATGAAAAAGGACGCATTCAAGCGGTGGCAGATATTCAGGCGGCGGGATTAAGTGATTGTCATAGTCAGATTTTAACCGCCTTTGAGGTGAGAGCCAATCTAGTCGTTCCTCTGTTGAAAGGAGAAACATTATGGGGTCTAATTTGTATTCATCAATGTGATCGGCCTCGGGAGTGGGAAGAGAGGGAAATTGAGTTTATTCGTCATATTGCAGAACATTTGAACGTTGCCCTACAACAAAATGACGTGGTGGAACGGGTACAGGCACAAGCGCGGGAGTTAGCGCAGGTGGTGGAACGAGAAAAAGCCACTCGTTATCATCATCTCATGAGTGCGATCGCCGACAAAATCCGCGCCTCCCTCGAAATTGAGCAGATTTTCCGCACCAGTACCGAAGAAGTTCGCCACTTACTACAAGCCGAACGAGTCGCCATTTACCGCTTTTTCCCAGATTGGAGTGGGGAATTTGTCGCCGAGTCCAAAGGAGAGGAATGGTGTAGTTTAGTGGGAGGAGAACAGCCCATCATTGCCGACACCCACCTCCAAGAAACCCAAGGGGGGCGCTATGTTCACGGGGAAACCTTAGCCATTGATGACATCTATTTAGCCGGGCATCAGGACTGCCATATTGCCCTCTTAGAGCAGTTCCAAGCCCGCGCCTACGTGATTGTACCCATTTTACACGGAGAGCAATTATGGGGCCTCTTAGCCGCCTATCAGAACTCTAGCCCCCGGCACTGGGAAAGCCACGAGGTAGACTTATTAGCCCAAATTGGCCGACAGTTAGCCATTGCCCTCCAACAAGCCGAATTATTAGCCAAAACCCGCTCCCAAGCCCAATATCTCGCCCAAGTTGCCCAACGACAAAAAACCCTCGCCAGTATTAGTGAAAAAATCCGACGTTCTTTAAACCTCGACACGATTTTTCAAACAGCGACTCAAGAAGTGCGGCAGGTGTTACAAACTGAACGGGTGGTGATTTACCACTTTCTGCCCGATTGGAGCGGGGAATTTATGGCGGAGTCCAAAGGGGAGGAATGGCGGGCTGTGGTGGGGAAAAACTGCCCCATTCTTTCAGACCGACATTTGCGAGAAACCCAAGGAGGTCGTTATGCTGCCCATGAAACCTCAATGGTGACAGATATCTACGAGGCGGGTTTTTCCCCTTGCCATCTCCAAATGTTGGAACAGTTACAAGCTCGGGCTTATATGATTGTTCCCATTTTCTTGGGGGAGAATCTCTGGGGTTTGTTAGCAGCCTATCAAAATTCAGCCCCTCGTTACTGGCAAGATGATGAAGTAGAACTGTTGACCCAAATTGGTTCCCAGTTGGGGATGGCCATTCAACAGGCCGAATATTTGCAACAAATGCAGGCACAATCAGCACAGTTAGCAATGGCGGCGGAACAGGAAAAATCCCTCCAACGCCAGCAAGCCACAGCCAAAATTATTAGTAAAATCCGCCAATCTCTTGACCTTGCCACGATTTGTCGCACAGCCGCCGAGGAGATTAAAACCATTTTAGAGGTCGATCGGGCGGTGATTTACCGCTTTAATGAAGACTGGAGCGGTGAATTTGTCTTTGAATCCGTTGGGGAGGGCTGGATTCATTTGATGGCCGAACAATGGGTTTATCCCAAGTTGCGGGAGAATATCAGTGATTGTAACTTAAAAAACCTCGCCCACTTGCCCAAAGCGGACACCTATCTCCAAGACACCCAAGGGGGGCGCTTCACTCAAGGAAGCCCGATGCGGATGTGTGATGATGTGGAACAGGCGGGATTTAGTCCTTGTTATCTCAATGTTTTACGGCAAATGCAGGCGAAAGCCTATGTCATTGTGGGGATTTATCAAGGGGAGAACCTTTGGGGCTTAGTAGCCGTTTATCAAAATAGTACCCCTCGGATTTGGGACAGTTCGGAAGGGAAGTTACTGTTACAAGTGGCTGAACAGTTGGGGGTGGCACTGCAACAAGCCCAATTGTTGGAAACTACTCGTCAACAAGCCCAAGAAATTGCGATCGCCCTCCAAGACTTGAAACAAGCCCAAACCCAACTGATTCATAATGAAAAAATGGCCGGTTTAGGGCAGTTAGTAGCCGGGATTGCCCACGAAATCAACAACCCCGTCAACTTTATTTATGGTAATTTAAGCCATGTGGCGGACTATGCCCAAGATATTTTAGGCCTCTTAGAACTCTATCGCGACTCCTACCCCAATCCTCATCCCGAGATTGCACAACACACCGACGAGATTGATCTTCACTTTCTCGAAGAAGACCTCCCACGCACCCTTGATTCTATGAAAATTGGGGCGGAACGGATTCGGCAGTTGGTGTTATCGTTGCGCACCTTCTCCCGTATTGATGAGGCCGAGAAAAAACCCGTGAATATCCATGAAGGGATTGATAGCACCCTGTTGATTTTACAGCATCGGTTTAAAAGTAGCGCCACCCACAAAATGATAGAACTGGTAAAAGACTATGGCGATTTGCCATTTGTGGAGTGCTATCCCGCCCAATTGAATCAGGTCTTCATGAATTTGTTAAGCAATAGTATTGACGCGTTAGAGATGAAATACCATCAGCCTGATACGCCGGATATGCCGCGCTTATCCATTCAAACACGGCTCATTGATCATCAAGTGGAAATCCGACTGAGGGATAATGGGGTAGGGATTCCCGAGAAAGTGCGATCGCGCATTTTTGACCCCTTCTTCACCACCAAAGACCCCGGCAAAGGCACCGGATTAGGGTTATCCATTAGT contains the following coding sequences:
- a CDS encoding GAF domain-containing protein encodes the protein MITTDELTQIQQQKALLGVITRIRQSLDLEIIFQTTVTEICQLLHSDRAAIFRFYPELDWQGEFICEAIHPGVSSVLAKKVCDHCFGERFAIHYEKGRIQAVADIQAAGLSDCHSQILTAFEVRANLVVPLLKGETLWGLICIHQCDRPREWEEREIEFIRHIAEHLNVALQQNDVVERVQAQARELAQVVEREKATRYHHLMSAIADKIRASLEIEQIFRTSTEEVRHLLQAERVAIYRFFPDWSGEFVAESKGEEWCSLVGGEQPIIADTHLQETQGGRYVHGETLAIDDIYLAGHQDCHIALLEQFQARAYVIVPILHGEQLWGLLAAYQNSSPRHWESHEVDLLAQIGRQLAIALQQAELLAKTRSQAQYLAQVAQRQKTLASISEKIRRSLNLDTIFQTATQEVRQVLQTERVVIYHFLPDWSGEFMAESKGEEWRAVVGKNCPILSDRHLRETQGGRYAAHETSMVTDIYEAGFSPCHLQMLEQLQARAYMIVPIFLGENLWGLLAAYQNSAPRYWQDDEVELLTQIGSQLGMAIQQAEYLQQMQAQSAQLAMAAEQEKSLQRQQATAKIISKIRQSLDLATICRTAAEEIKTILEVDRAVIYRFNEDWSGEFVFESVGEGWIHLMAEQWVYPKLRENISDCNLKNLAHLPKADTYLQDTQGGRFTQGSPMRMCDDVEQAGFSPCYLNVLRQMQAKAYVIVGIYQGENLWGLVAVYQNSTPRIWDSSEGKLLLQVAEQLGVALQQAQLLETTRQQAQEIAIALQDLKQAQTQLIHNEKMAGLGQLVAGIAHEINNPVNFIYGNLSHVADYAQDILGLLELYRDSYPNPHPEIAQHTDEIDLHFLEEDLPRTLDSMKIGAERIRQLVLSLRTFSRIDEAEKKPVNIHEGIDSTLLILQHRFKSSATHKMIELVKDYGDLPFVECYPAQLNQVFMNLLSNSIDALEMKYHQPDTPDMPRLSIQTRLIDHQVEIRLRDNGVGIPEKVRSRIFDPFFTTKDPGKGTGLGLSISYQIIVEKHKGRIECHSQDGQGTEFVIWIPAL
- a CDS encoding MATE family efflux transporter; translated protein: MRSKSFFIQEIQACLQLAIPLAAAQLSEAVINFVDTIMMGQLGPKVLAGGALGAVTFTTFLIVSTGMLSAVGAVAAIAFGSGNFPKLRLINAQGFWLTLLLSFPFMLLIWHFTLILRQFGQSEDHLPLTQAYLQSIVWGLPAALGFITLRNMTSALNRPRLVMIIMVAGILLNVVGNYVLMFGKWGFPALGIAGIGWASTFAFWVKFLLLGIGIFYDPHLKPYHLFARCYSIHLRVLGELLRIGTPSALLFLVEASLFTVITYLMGIWGTVSLAAHQIALQTAATTFMIPLGIAHATTMRVGQNLGRCDLKGVKRSGLVGILLSSGFMSLMAVILWIFPEFIVNLYLDIRQSENIAVLSLSKNLLKVAAIFQIFDGIQAVANGALRGIKDTKIPLIIGIMCYWLVGFSSGYFLAQRLGLQAIGLWLGCVLGLMTAAVVLTWRFFHQVSHLSGQSCEPILRDLS
- a CDS encoding adenylate/guanylate cyclase domain-containing protein; the protein is MSQLAIICVDDEPVVLEGLTEQLKRNITTVAEVEAADSGEEALEILDELYDDGIEVALIISDQIMPTMKGDEFLIKAHAKYPQVFKIMLTGQADTKAVANAVNHANLYRYITKPWDEVDLILTVNEAIESYCLKKEVARQNEELRLLNASLEERIQERTAQLIREQQRSEELLLNIFPAQIVDELKQGKQVVGEYFEEVSILFADIVNFTPLASTTDPKKLIQMLNSIFSCFDHLVEDQGLEKIKTIGDAYLVAGGLPEAREDHAQAIARLALQMQQTIHQFTDQGGNPFSIRIGINTGSAIGGVIGVKKFIYDIWGDAVNIASRMEMLGEPGKIHLSAATYDKLEGQFKMIPRGLIEVKGKGLMNTYWLQGS